A section of the Nitrososphaerota archaeon genome encodes:
- a CDS encoding 30S ribosomal protein S12, producing the protein MTHMKSPTGEFAGRILREKRQRLRWSDKYYKRRMLMLDEKADPLEGAPQARGIVLEKVGIESKQPNSAIRKCVRVQLVKNGKQITAFLPGDGAL; encoded by the coding sequence ATGACGCACATGAAGTCGCCCACAGGAGAATTCGCTGGAAGAATCTTAAGAGAGAAGAGGCAGAGGCTACGCTGGTCCGACAAATACTATAAGCGGAGAATGCTGATGCTAGACGAAAAAGCAGACCCACTCGAAGGCGCGCCTCAAGCAAGAGGCATAGTATTAGAGAAGGTCGGCATAGAATCAAAACAGCCAAACTCAGCAATCAGGAAATGCGTGAGGGTTCAGCTCGTTAAGAACGGTAAGCAGATTACGGCCTTTCTTCCTGGGGATGGGGCGCTT
- a CDS encoding thioredoxin family protein, protein MEKVKAVFSDELAQGDSPVIALFYATYCPFCMRFAPIFEKHSVNQPYIFAKADITDDSHPYWERYKINYVPTVIAFKSGQIVARRDSKAGVGLGEGDLLSLLKEVSSKLSSPNESSKAS, encoded by the coding sequence TTGGAGAAGGTTAAAGCCGTGTTTTCGGATGAGTTGGCTCAAGGTGATAGCCCGGTAATAGCGCTCTTCTATGCTACGTACTGCCCTTTCTGCATGAGGTTTGCGCCCATCTTTGAGAAGCATAGTGTAAATCAACCCTATATCTTCGCTAAGGCAGATATTACCGACGATTCGCACCCCTACTGGGAGAGGTATAAGATCAACTATGTGCCCACAGTCATAGCCTTTAAGAGCGGCCAGATAGTGGCTAGAAGGGACTCTAAGGCTGGTGTGGGTCTTGGTGAAGGCGATCTGCTCAGCCTACTTAAGGAGGTCTCCTCCAAACTCTCTTCTCCTAATGAATCTTCCAAAGCCTCTTGA